The Paenibacillus sophorae genome has a segment encoding these proteins:
- a CDS encoding AI-2E family transporter — protein sequence MQRFQIWPERFRKFFLNNKFVVFLLVLLLIGLNVLVFARIPFIFIPLSVLLHTVALPLILSGVAYYLLNPLVDRLEHKSRVKRAYGIVILYLLIIGVITIILLTVIPIIRDQLMDLIDNFPHYSAQIQEEFRDLTGSRLFDQLQQNMGTDVSSLTGRVTEWLTTFLHNALNGVGSFVGTLTEIILGIVTTPFILFYMLRDGKRLPDYILRLVPTALKPQTRMVMSEMNQQISSYIRGQIIVSCCIGALLYIGYLIIGLKYSLVLAIAAACTAVVPYLGPAIAITPALVVALVTSPFMLLKMIIVWTAVQLIEGKFISPQIMGKTLKIHPITIIFVIVFAGKMFGVIGIVLAVPGYAVLKVVVTHIFQWFRFRSGLYAPSEDGKEQP from the coding sequence ATGCAAAGATTCCAAATCTGGCCGGAAAGATTCCGCAAATTTTTTCTGAACAATAAATTCGTCGTTTTTCTACTTGTGCTGCTGCTTATCGGACTTAATGTACTTGTATTCGCGAGGATACCGTTCATCTTCATACCGTTATCGGTGCTGCTTCATACGGTGGCGCTGCCTCTTATTTTGTCGGGTGTCGCCTATTACCTGTTGAATCCGCTGGTGGACCGGCTGGAGCATAAGAGCAGGGTTAAGCGCGCCTATGGGATAGTGATTTTGTATCTTCTTATTATCGGCGTCATTACCATTATTCTGCTGACGGTCATTCCGATTATCCGGGATCAGCTCATGGATCTTATCGACAACTTCCCCCACTACAGCGCCCAAATCCAGGAGGAATTCAGGGATTTAACGGGCAGCCGGCTATTCGATCAGCTTCAGCAGAACATGGGAACAGACGTCAGTTCGCTGACGGGGCGAGTGACCGAATGGCTCACCACCTTTCTACATAACGCTCTAAATGGTGTGGGCAGCTTCGTCGGAACGCTTACCGAGATCATTCTGGGGATTGTAACGACGCCGTTTATCCTTTTTTACATGCTCAGGGACGGCAAACGTTTACCCGACTACATTCTGCGTCTGGTGCCTACCGCGCTGAAGCCGCAGACCCGGATGGTCATGTCCGAGATGAACCAGCAGATTTCTTCCTATATCCGCGGGCAGATTATCGTTAGCTGTTGTATCGGAGCGCTGCTCTACATCGGCTATCTGATCATCGGCCTTAAATATTCGCTTGTGCTCGCAATTGCTGCAGCTTGTACGGCAGTTGTTCCTTATCTGGGTCCGGCCATCGCAATTACGCCTGCGCTTGTCGTGGCACTGGTCACCTCGCCATTCATGCTGCTGAAGATGATTATTGTCTGGACGGCCGTTCAACTGATTGAAGGCAAGTTCATCTCTCCGCAGATCATGGGCAAGACGCTGAAGATTCATCCGATTACGATCATTTTCGTGATTGTTTTTGCCGGAAAAATGTTCGGTGTGATCGGCATTGTTCTGGCCGTGCCCGGTTACGCCGTGCTGAAGGTAGTGGTCACGCATATTTTTCAGTGGTTCCGTTTTCGTTCCGGACTGTATGCCCCGTCCGAGGACGGCAAAGAACAGCCATAA
- a CDS encoding GNAT family N-acetyltransferase, producing MFVKLADRDPVLNGKVFLKDEIRFNLLHLICGSPEALRIKTKSEDLIFAQTPGFNPWLWISPELTEERQDEMLRKLAEHVRSQAFPGISSDSGTALSFARYYAEGRGLKVEPYMILEAYICPQVRPPADVNGYIERANARHTEMVAANMSAFSKEVFGVTPMPDEVYKAATAAIGTGGLYLWNVDGVPVAMARIAHRTARHARINDVYTQPGERKKGYASAIVAAICGYCIRDGLTPLLYADAKNPDSNKVYQSIGFVGAGRIADIRFR from the coding sequence ATGTTCGTAAAGCTTGCCGACCGTGATCCCGTCCTAAACGGAAAAGTGTTCTTGAAAGACGAGATCCGTTTTAATCTGCTGCATCTGATTTGTGGGAGTCCGGAAGCCCTGCGAATCAAGACCAAGAGCGAAGATCTGATATTTGCCCAGACTCCGGGCTTCAATCCCTGGCTGTGGATTTCCCCAGAGCTAACTGAAGAGCGACAGGATGAAATGCTCCGGAAGCTGGCGGAGCATGTGCGCTCCCAAGCGTTTCCGGGGATATCCTCCGATTCCGGGACCGCATTGTCTTTTGCACGTTATTATGCCGAAGGCCGCGGGCTTAAGGTTGAGCCATATATGATACTGGAAGCGTACATATGTCCCCAGGTTAGGCCCCCGGCAGATGTGAATGGATATATCGAACGGGCGAATGCGCGGCATACGGAAATGGTTGCGGCGAATATGTCCGCTTTTTCAAAGGAAGTATTCGGTGTCACGCCCATGCCGGACGAGGTGTATAAAGCGGCCACAGCGGCTATTGGAACAGGAGGGTTATATCTGTGGAATGTAGACGGCGTACCGGTCGCTATGGCGAGAATCGCTCACCGTACGGCCCGGCATGCCCGGATTAACGATGTGTATACGCAGCCGGGCGAGAGGAAGAAAGGATATGCCAGCGCCATTGTGGCTGCCATTTGCGGTTACTGCATACGGGACGGCTTGACTCCGCTGCTGTATGCGGACGCCAAAAACCCGGACTCCAATAAGGTGTATCAGTCGATCGGCTTTGTGGGCGCAGGAAGGATCGCGGATATAAGGTTTCGGTAA
- a CDS encoding (2Fe-2S) ferredoxin domain-containing protein, producing MTTWNLQGTACHLLVCGGSSCKKRKSGEIAQAIKKEIEKQGGEALIHTTFTSCAGRCGDAPVVISYPEGIWYGDMSPKRVKMLVRKSLLGKRFKKNMLYTFGKNGMRASAKEGMKGKKKGKN from the coding sequence ATGACGACATGGAATTTGCAGGGTACGGCATGCCATTTGCTTGTCTGCGGGGGGAGCAGCTGCAAGAAACGCAAAAGCGGGGAGATTGCCCAGGCGATCAAAAAAGAAATTGAGAAGCAGGGCGGGGAGGCTCTGATTCATACGACGTTTACCTCCTGCGCCGGACGGTGCGGAGATGCGCCGGTCGTTATTTCCTATCCCGAAGGGATCTGGTACGGGGATATGTCGCCAAAGCGGGTCAAGATGCTTGTCAGAAAATCGCTGCTGGGCAAGCGGTTCAAAAAAAATATGCTGTACACGTTCGGGAAGAATGGCATGAGAGCTTCAGCCAAAGAGGGAATGAAGGGAAAGAAAAAGGGGAAAAATTAG
- a CDS encoding phosphotransferase family protein: MAKSGKDTKFEQVVHRIDTEGELLGIREMEGGVSAQVTALEILLSDGQVATMIIRQHGEADLRRNPQIAADEYKLLQLLKSEGLLVPAPYFLDLSCEIFQKPYLVMEFMEGKTDFNPSNLNQYLSQLSTHLTYIHSVDCSKLQLDFLPKQEEIITEMLDIPVKMDKSLNEGLIRDMLKSVWPLPRTNKDVILHGDYWPGNILWKDGRLASMIDWEDAAIGDPLADLANSRLEVLFHFGLEAMNAFTGQYQSMMTNIDFTNLPYWDLCAALRLSKFPDWGLDQVTEDSMYEKHRWFVTQTLHAIGI, encoded by the coding sequence ATGGCTAAATCCGGTAAAGATACAAAGTTTGAGCAAGTGGTGCACCGGATCGATACCGAAGGCGAACTGCTTGGCATAAGGGAGATGGAAGGCGGAGTATCCGCTCAGGTGACAGCGCTTGAGATTTTACTGAGCGACGGGCAAGTTGCAACAATGATTATCCGTCAGCACGGCGAGGCTGATCTTAGGCGAAATCCGCAGATTGCGGCTGACGAATACAAGCTTTTACAACTTCTGAAGTCCGAAGGACTGCTTGTGCCGGCGCCTTACTTTCTCGACCTATCCTGCGAGATATTCCAGAAGCCTTATTTAGTCATGGAGTTTATGGAAGGCAAGACGGATTTCAATCCTTCCAACTTAAATCAGTATCTGTCCCAATTATCAACCCATCTGACCTATATCCACAGCGTAGATTGCTCAAAACTTCAGTTGGATTTTCTGCCTAAACAAGAAGAAATAATCACGGAAATGCTGGATATTCCTGTGAAAATGGACAAATCATTGAACGAGGGCTTGATCCGGGATATGTTGAAATCCGTTTGGCCCTTACCTCGGACCAATAAAGATGTCATCCTGCATGGAGATTATTGGCCGGGAAATATTTTGTGGAAGGACGGCAGGCTTGCCAGCATGATCGATTGGGAAGACGCGGCAATAGGCGATCCTTTGGCGGATCTTGCCAACAGCCGGCTCGAAGTCCTGTTTCATTTTGGATTAGAGGCCATGAATGCATTCACCGGGCAATATCAATCCATGATGACGAACATTGATTTCACCAATCTTCCTTACTGGGATTTATGCGCCGCATTACGTCTGTCCAAATTTCCCGATTGGGGACTGGATCAAGTCACCGAGGACTCGATGTATGAAAAACACAGATGGTTCGTCACCCAAACCCTTCATGCAATTGGCATCTAA
- the asd gene encoding aspartate-semialdehyde dehydrogenase, with amino-acid sequence MTQKLRAGIVGGTGMVGQRFIALLENHPWFQIAAIAASANSAGKTYEESVKGRWKLSTPMPESVKNIPVLDASHVEEVASGVDLIFCAVDMKKNEIQALEEAYAKAGVPVISNNSAHRWTPDVPMVVPEINPEHLEVISSQRKRLGTETGFIAVKPNCSIQSYVPMLTALRGFKPTQVVASTYQALSGAGKTFTDWPEMLDNVIPYIGGEEEKSEQEPLRIWGTVEDGEIVKASAPQITTQCIRVPVTDGHLATVFVSFENKPSKEEILESWKNYKGRPQELELPSAPKQFITYFEEENRPQTNLDRDLEKGMGISAGRLREDSLYDFKFVGLSHNTLRGAAGGAVLIAELLKAEGYITAR; translated from the coding sequence ATGACACAAAAGCTTAGAGCCGGTATTGTCGGCGGAACCGGCATGGTCGGCCAGCGCTTCATCGCTCTTTTGGAAAATCATCCGTGGTTTCAGATTGCAGCAATCGCCGCCAGCGCGAACTCTGCGGGCAAAACGTACGAAGAATCAGTAAAGGGCAGATGGAAGCTCTCCACACCGATGCCCGAAAGTGTTAAGAATATTCCCGTATTGGACGCTTCGCATGTTGAGGAAGTAGCCTCCGGGGTCGACCTGATTTTTTGCGCCGTCGATATGAAGAAGAATGAAATCCAGGCCCTCGAAGAAGCCTACGCTAAAGCGGGTGTTCCCGTTATTTCGAATAACTCGGCCCACCGCTGGACGCCGGACGTCCCGATGGTCGTTCCGGAGATCAATCCCGAACATCTGGAGGTTATCTCCAGCCAGCGCAAGCGTCTCGGAACCGAAACCGGCTTCATTGCCGTCAAGCCTAACTGCTCCATTCAGAGCTATGTGCCGATGCTGACCGCCCTGCGCGGCTTCAAACCGACGCAGGTTGTTGCCAGCACCTACCAGGCGCTTTCCGGGGCGGGCAAGACATTCACCGACTGGCCGGAAATGCTGGACAACGTTATTCCTTATATTGGCGGAGAAGAAGAAAAGAGCGAGCAGGAGCCGCTCCGCATCTGGGGAACCGTTGAAGATGGAGAGATTGTAAAAGCGTCCGCTCCGCAAATCACTACCCAATGTATCCGCGTCCCGGTTACGGACGGCCATCTGGCCACTGTATTTGTCTCTTTCGAGAACAAGCCTTCCAAGGAAGAGATTCTGGAAAGCTGGAAGAACTACAAAGGTCGCCCGCAGGAACTGGAGCTGCCGAGCGCGCCGAAGCAGTTCATCACCTATTTTGAAGAGGAGAACCGGCCGCAGACGAACCTGGACCGTGACCTCGAGAAAGGCATGGGCATTTCCGCCGGCCGTCTGCGCGAAGATTCGCTGTACGACTTCAAATTCGTCGGACTATCCCACAATACGCTTAGAGGCGCCGCCGGAGGCGCCGTGCTGATCGCCGAGCTGCTGAAAGCTGAAGGATATATTACGGCGCGCTAA
- a CDS encoding LysR family transcriptional regulator, producing MQHCLIPPNIPYDFTYAQSSVTMQIQKLEQVYGVKLFERYGKSLRLTSAGEELLKIAVQMLNLYQQSKEALTLQGGGTLTIGTIDSLASYYLPSLIQHIRQQYPTLTIRLQPDRETSIIDKVKEGEFDIGLLLESKPSDPALQWVKIREEPLVLIASPQHPLSTLDTIKLDQLHDVEWIMTETSCNYRIMLERVLRDQKIPYRVGLELGNPEAIKRCLMAGSGISLLPRMAAHEEIQRGELAVLPFTHPDIRLDLQMVIHPKKWISHSLKDFIELLK from the coding sequence ATGCAGCATTGCCTTATCCCTCCCAATATTCCTTATGATTTTACTTATGCTCAGTCCAGCGTAACGATGCAAATTCAGAAATTAGAGCAAGTTTATGGAGTAAAGCTGTTTGAACGTTATGGAAAAAGTCTTCGCCTTACTTCCGCAGGGGAAGAACTACTGAAAATTGCTGTTCAGATGCTCAATCTTTATCAGCAGTCGAAGGAAGCTCTGACCCTCCAGGGAGGAGGCACTCTTACTATAGGAACAATTGATTCGCTGGCTTCTTACTATCTCCCCTCTTTGATTCAACATATTCGCCAGCAATATCCCACTCTTACTATTAGGCTTCAGCCGGATCGCGAAACATCCATTATAGATAAGGTCAAGGAAGGTGAATTTGATATTGGGCTTCTGCTTGAAAGTAAGCCATCTGATCCGGCTTTACAGTGGGTAAAAATCAGAGAAGAACCACTGGTTCTAATTGCAAGTCCCCAGCATCCTTTATCAACTCTCGATACAATAAAACTCGACCAACTTCATGATGTGGAATGGATTATGACTGAGACAAGCTGTAACTACCGGATTATGTTAGAAAGGGTTCTTCGGGATCAAAAAATTCCGTATAGGGTCGGTTTGGAATTAGGGAACCCTGAAGCGATTAAACGTTGCTTGATGGCAGGCTCCGGTATTTCATTACTTCCACGAATGGCAGCTCACGAAGAGATTCAACGAGGGGAATTAGCCGTCCTTCCATTTACTCATCCAGACATTAGGCTGGACTTGCAAATGGTTATTCACCCTAAGAAATGGATTTCCCATTCACTAAAAGATTTTATTGAACTGTTAAAATAA
- the dapA gene encoding 4-hydroxy-tetrahydrodipicolinate synthase: MLHERDLLGIYVPTVTPFLPNEELDLDSYQHYLEKLLSHNIQGLVINGTTGESPTLSWEEVTALVQMTKDCLNKLHKRIPVVIGTGTNSTASTVKRTELAGELGADAVLVVTPYYNRPPQDGVLEHFRRAAQVGVPVIAYEIPSRTSIRLSTDTVRRILDLNGVIGLKDSSGGIDLISELAISDTKPILCGDDLHFYSMLEHGASGGILASANIQTDHFLQVYQLANQGEFGQAKKAFDSLVPLIKGLFQESNPSPLKWVLSNQGILSSDTLRLPMRPISKELQRELEGLLQNPAR; this comes from the coding sequence ATGCTGCATGAACGAGATTTATTGGGGATTTATGTGCCAACCGTTACACCTTTTTTACCTAACGAAGAGTTAGATTTGGATTCATACCAGCATTATTTGGAAAAGCTATTGAGCCATAACATCCAAGGCTTGGTGATCAATGGTACCACGGGTGAATCTCCGACTTTATCTTGGGAAGAAGTAACGGCTCTTGTGCAAATGACGAAAGATTGCTTGAACAAACTTCATAAACGGATACCCGTAGTCATAGGCACAGGAACAAATAGCACCGCATCTACTGTGAAACGGACGGAACTGGCGGGAGAGCTGGGGGCGGATGCTGTCCTCGTTGTAACGCCCTATTATAATCGACCCCCACAAGACGGTGTACTTGAACATTTCCGTAGGGCGGCACAAGTCGGAGTCCCAGTAATAGCTTATGAGATCCCCTCGCGCACGAGCATTCGTTTATCCACGGATACGGTAAGAAGAATTTTGGATTTGAATGGCGTTATCGGATTAAAAGACAGTTCCGGTGGCATCGATCTTATCTCCGAACTTGCCATATCTGATACAAAACCTATACTATGCGGGGATGACCTTCATTTTTATTCCATGTTAGAACATGGGGCCTCGGGTGGCATTTTGGCTTCAGCGAATATCCAAACAGACCATTTCTTGCAAGTGTACCAGCTTGCCAATCAGGGTGAGTTTGGCCAGGCGAAAAAGGCGTTCGACTCCTTGGTTCCTTTGATCAAAGGACTTTTTCAAGAGTCAAACCCCTCCCCCTTAAAATGGGTCCTTTCTAATCAAGGTATCCTGTCGTCGGACACCCTTCGTTTACCGATGAGACCAATAAGCAAAGAATTACAACGCGAATTGGAAGGGTTATTGCAGAATCCTGCCCGTTAG
- a CDS encoding NAD(P)/FAD-dependent oxidoreductase, with translation MGHQPDLYDVTIIGGGPAGMYTAFYSGMRDLKTKLIDANPELGGKMLIYPEKVIWDVGGVTPVLCRQLIDRLKQQAATFDPAIVLGEQIIAMDRQEDGTYLLTSSGGNLHWTRTVILCIGYGILKMDKLEIEGADRYEISNLHYTVQELEPFRGKHVLISGGGDSAVDWANALEPVAQRVTIVHRREQFGGHEKNIANIKESSVNVRTPYLVSQLHSAGGERIEEVTICHVDTGETERLKVDAVIVNHGMRSDFGPVRDWGLDMGEWTANVNEKLETNLPGVFAAGDFVSYGSKVRLIAGAFTDAVLALNSAKLYLDPEAPKVAYVSSHNERFKEKNKALGPLE, from the coding sequence ATGGGACATCAACCGGACTTATACGATGTAACGATTATCGGCGGGGGGCCTGCCGGTATGTATACGGCTTTTTATAGCGGCATGCGTGACCTGAAGACCAAATTAATTGATGCAAATCCAGAGTTGGGCGGTAAAATGCTCATATATCCCGAGAAGGTCATTTGGGACGTAGGCGGTGTCACGCCTGTACTTTGCAGACAGCTAATCGATCGGCTTAAGCAGCAGGCGGCTACCTTCGATCCGGCCATTGTGCTGGGGGAGCAAATTATCGCGATGGACCGGCAGGAGGATGGGACTTATCTATTGACCTCCTCGGGGGGTAACCTCCATTGGACCCGTACGGTAATTCTGTGTATCGGATACGGGATTCTGAAGATGGACAAGCTGGAGATTGAAGGAGCGGACCGATATGAGATCTCGAACCTGCATTATACCGTTCAGGAATTGGAGCCATTCAGAGGCAAGCATGTGCTGATATCCGGCGGCGGCGATTCTGCGGTGGACTGGGCAAACGCGCTGGAGCCGGTGGCGCAGCGGGTTACCATCGTGCATCGGCGCGAGCAGTTCGGCGGACATGAGAAAAATATTGCCAACATTAAAGAGTCCTCGGTAAATGTGCGCACGCCTTATTTGGTGAGCCAACTGCACAGCGCCGGGGGTGAACGTATAGAGGAGGTTACCATCTGTCATGTGGATACCGGAGAAACCGAACGGCTTAAGGTGGACGCCGTCATCGTCAATCACGGGATGAGATCCGATTTCGGACCCGTGCGGGACTGGGGGCTGGACATGGGGGAATGGACTGCGAATGTCAACGAAAAGCTCGAAACGAATCTGCCCGGCGTGTTCGCCGCGGGGGATTTTGTCAGCTATGGCAGCAAGGTGAGGCTGATTGCCGGTGCATTTACGGACGCGGTATTGGCTCTGAACAGCGCCAAGCTGTACCTTGATCCGGAAGCCCCGAAGGTCGCCTACGTCTCTTCGCACAACGAACGCTTCAAAGAGAAGAACAAGGCGCTGGGCCCACTGGAATAA
- a CDS encoding ferritin, producing MQEELAKALNEQMNFEFYSAHVYLAMAAYCSGESLDGFANFFLIQAEEERFHAMKIYKFLNDRDIRATLAALPEPKNEYASVLEAFEASYAHEQKNTSKFYHLADLALDAREHATIYFLKWFIDEQVEEEALFSSIIQKLKRIENDSNAFFMMDAEFAARTFTPPAE from the coding sequence ATGCAAGAGGAACTGGCAAAAGCGCTAAATGAGCAAATGAATTTTGAGTTTTATTCGGCGCATGTGTACTTGGCGATGGCGGCGTATTGTTCCGGCGAAAGTCTGGACGGGTTCGCGAACTTTTTTCTGATTCAGGCGGAAGAAGAACGTTTCCATGCGATGAAGATCTACAAATTCCTGAACGACCGGGATATCCGGGCTACGCTGGCGGCACTGCCGGAGCCGAAGAATGAATATGCTTCCGTTCTGGAAGCTTTTGAGGCAAGTTATGCTCATGAGCAGAAGAACACCAGCAAATTCTACCATCTGGCCGATCTGGCGCTCGATGCGCGCGAGCATGCCACGATCTATTTCCTGAAATGGTTCATTGACGAGCAGGTCGAGGAAGAGGCGCTGTTCAGCAGCATTATTCAAAAGCTGAAGCGGATCGAGAACGACAGCAATGCTTTCTTTATGATGGATGCGGAGTTTGCTGCCCGCACATTTACTCCTCCGGCCGAGTAA
- a CDS encoding thioesterase II family protein, producing MQRVKLLCFPYAGGSASSFNTWRKFIDPSIELIPVELAGRGRRFKEPFYETFDEAVQDVYQQIKAYIEDGCYALFGHSMGSWLAYEVYYAIRRAGGKHPLHLFVSGRQAPQLESETNYSGMADSDFINVLRAFGGTPDDILDNPLILDVILPIIKNDFQIIENYKFVEKDESIACDMTILTGRSDSNIRFEDLLLWKNLTDCSSPIYEMNGGHFFITEYPEEVTKVINQVLSAKSFNSSVGRTV from the coding sequence ATGCAACGCGTTAAACTGCTGTGTTTTCCTTATGCTGGAGGCTCAGCCTCATCGTTTAACACTTGGCGCAAATTTATTGATCCTTCCATCGAATTGATTCCAGTCGAGTTGGCGGGAAGGGGAAGAAGATTCAAGGAACCGTTCTATGAAACTTTCGATGAGGCGGTTCAGGATGTTTACCAGCAAATCAAGGCTTACATAGAGGATGGCTGCTATGCATTATTCGGACATAGTATGGGCAGTTGGCTGGCCTATGAAGTTTATTACGCAATTCGGCGCGCAGGAGGAAAGCATCCGCTGCACCTCTTTGTGTCAGGCAGACAAGCGCCCCAACTAGAATCAGAAACGAATTATTCAGGTATGGCTGACAGTGACTTTATTAATGTCCTTAGGGCATTTGGGGGGACACCCGATGATATTCTTGATAATCCCCTTATTCTTGATGTAATTCTGCCTATAATAAAAAACGATTTTCAAATTATTGAGAACTATAAATTTGTAGAGAAAGATGAGTCTATTGCCTGTGACATGACGATATTAACGGGCAGAAGCGATAGTAACATCAGATTCGAGGATTTGCTTTTATGGAAAAATCTCACTGATTGTTCCTCTCCTATTTACGAAATGAACGGAGGACACTTCTTCATTACTGAATATCCGGAAGAAGTGACAAAGGTCATTAATCAGGTTCTATCAGCTAAATCCTTTAACTCTTCCGTGGGTCGTACTGTCTGA
- a CDS encoding 4'-phosphopantetheinyl transferase family protein, producing the protein MVGIYGVKIPKSPGTDYHEVLNRLSEERRNRTLRFSRKDDRIRSVVAEALIRTLFLREHRVDNESLRFTVNRYGKPFLVAYPDYHYNLSHSGDYVLCAVDQHPIGIDIEEIKPIDLTIADRFFSGRENKEIKEIPEDRRNDYFYQLWTAKESYIKFRGKGLSMPLNSFSIRIDDNGIELSEKDGFPVKEPDCYFKAFHLFPQYKVTLCSENPNHPEEIQRIDCLELFKEFVEVSGGNYATR; encoded by the coding sequence TTGGTCGGTATTTATGGCGTGAAAATCCCCAAGTCACCAGGAACAGATTATCATGAGGTACTGAATCGTCTGTCGGAAGAGAGGAGAAACCGTACGCTCCGCTTTTCCAGAAAGGATGACCGTATCCGAAGCGTAGTAGCGGAAGCCTTGATTCGAACCTTGTTCCTTCGAGAACATAGAGTTGACAACGAATCTCTTCGGTTCACGGTTAATCGGTACGGCAAACCTTTTCTTGTCGCATATCCGGATTATCATTATAATCTATCGCATTCCGGAGACTATGTTCTTTGCGCCGTTGACCAGCATCCTATAGGAATCGACATAGAAGAGATCAAGCCTATAGACCTAACTATAGCCGACCGCTTCTTTTCCGGCAGGGAGAACAAAGAAATAAAGGAAATACCCGAAGATAGGCGTAACGATTATTTCTATCAATTGTGGACCGCCAAGGAGAGCTATATCAAGTTTAGAGGTAAAGGACTGTCCATGCCGCTCAATTCTTTCTCTATCCGGATTGACGATAACGGTATTGAGCTGTCCGAAAAAGACGGCTTTCCGGTCAAAGAACCGGATTGCTATTTCAAAGCGTTCCATCTCTTCCCCCAATACAAGGTCACACTATGCTCTGAAAACCCAAATCATCCCGAAGAGATACAAAGGATCGATTGCCTTGAACTATTCAAGGAATTTGTTGAGGTATCGGGAGGGAATTATGCAACGCGTTAA